A stretch of Natronococcus sp. CG52 DNA encodes these proteins:
- a CDS encoding nuclear transport factor 2 family protein — protein METVALIERYYEALDEHEYGVLGEILAPDFVQQRSDRRFESREAFVRFMRDDRPNPDTRHELEDVIDDGDRVAVRGRVVDEGTTLFEFADFFELADGRIDRLETYSR, from the coding sequence ATGGAGACCGTCGCCCTGATCGAACGGTACTACGAGGCCCTCGACGAACACGAGTACGGCGTCCTCGGGGAGATTCTCGCTCCCGACTTCGTCCAGCAACGATCCGATCGGCGGTTCGAGAGCCGGGAGGCGTTCGTCCGGTTCATGCGCGACGATCGGCCGAATCCGGACACTCGACACGAACTCGAGGACGTGATCGACGACGGCGACCGCGTCGCGGTTCGCGGCCGCGTGGTCGACGAGGGGACGACGCTGTTCGAGTTCGCCGATTTCTTCGAACTCGCGGACGGCCGGATCGACCGGCTCGAGACCTACTCGCGCTGA
- a CDS encoding NUDIX domain-containing protein, translating into MVSRPAEFCPHCGTGLESIRVEDREREHCSDCERVIWHNPVPCATVAVVDRSGVESAVLCVERGVPPGVGEWTLPGGHMETDEQPETAAARELEEETGVVVDPDALAVLDAASLPPRDGKQVMNLYYVVDRAETDGDPVAGSDATAARFWSPDGFDATDETFRPVHEARFRIAAAPFD; encoded by the coding sequence ATGGTGAGCCGACCAGCCGAGTTCTGTCCACACTGTGGCACCGGTCTCGAGTCGATCCGCGTCGAAGATCGCGAGCGCGAGCACTGTTCGGACTGCGAGCGCGTGATCTGGCACAACCCGGTTCCCTGTGCGACCGTCGCCGTCGTCGATCGCAGCGGAGTCGAGTCCGCGGTGCTCTGCGTCGAGCGCGGCGTCCCGCCGGGCGTCGGCGAGTGGACCCTCCCCGGCGGCCACATGGAGACCGACGAGCAGCCCGAGACGGCCGCCGCTCGCGAACTCGAGGAGGAGACCGGCGTCGTCGTCGACCCCGACGCGCTCGCGGTGCTGGACGCGGCGTCCCTGCCGCCTCGCGACGGAAAGCAGGTGATGAACCTCTACTACGTCGTCGACCGCGCCGAAACCGACGGCGACCCGGTGGCGGGAAGCGACGCGACGGCGGCGCGATTCTGGTCCCCGGACGGGTTCGACGCGACCGACGAGACGTTCCGACCGGTTCACGAGGCGAGGTTTCGGATCGCTGCGGCGCCGTTCGATTGA
- a CDS encoding pyridoxal-phosphate dependent enzyme → MASDLICPECGTVYEAGPDEPWRCACGHALEFTDRPHPEGNPLPLSQLDTSEGLWTFFEFLPIEQHVTFYEGFTPIVEAPEWDAEFKLEYVFPTGSFKDRGATTTLSRAVELGVEKVLEDSSGNAGAAIATYAARAGIDADIYVPADVKQSKLMTIQRADARPVRIEGSRQDVTDACIEAVEGEGGTASGDDGDAAPYQTGEGWYASHAWNPAFYAGTMTFAFEIAAQRDWTVPDAVVLPVGHGTLFLGAYRGFSLLNEAGIVDEMPRLLGAQAAGYAPIAEAVGETPAKGAGTETIADGIRIADPARRDEILEAVETTDGDVIALESDSIETALDRLHRGGFYVEPTSAAAPAALLQYREAGVVDTDDDVVVPLTGSGLKTL, encoded by the coding sequence ATGGCATCCGATCTCATCTGCCCCGAGTGTGGAACCGTCTACGAGGCCGGACCCGACGAACCGTGGCGCTGTGCCTGCGGACACGCCCTCGAGTTTACGGACCGGCCGCATCCCGAGGGGAATCCGCTCCCGCTCTCGCAACTCGACACCAGTGAGGGGCTGTGGACCTTCTTCGAGTTTCTCCCGATCGAACAACACGTCACCTTCTACGAGGGCTTTACGCCGATAGTGGAGGCGCCCGAGTGGGACGCCGAGTTCAAACTCGAGTACGTCTTCCCGACGGGGTCGTTCAAGGATCGCGGCGCGACGACGACGCTCTCGCGGGCGGTCGAACTCGGCGTCGAAAAGGTCCTCGAGGACTCCTCCGGTAACGCCGGCGCCGCGATCGCGACCTACGCGGCCCGCGCGGGGATCGACGCCGACATCTACGTCCCGGCGGACGTCAAACAGTCGAAGCTGATGACGATCCAGCGGGCCGACGCCCGTCCGGTGCGGATCGAGGGGAGCCGACAGGACGTCACCGACGCCTGCATCGAGGCCGTCGAGGGCGAGGGCGGAACTGCCTCGGGAGACGACGGCGACGCGGCCCCCTACCAGACCGGCGAGGGCTGGTACGCCAGCCACGCCTGGAACCCGGCCTTCTACGCCGGAACGATGACCTTCGCGTTCGAGATAGCCGCCCAGCGCGACTGGACGGTTCCCGACGCCGTCGTGCTCCCGGTCGGTCACGGCACGCTCTTCCTCGGCGCCTACCGCGGCTTCTCGCTGCTGAACGAGGCCGGCATCGTCGACGAGATGCCGCGACTGCTCGGCGCGCAGGCCGCGGGGTACGCCCCGATCGCCGAGGCCGTCGGCGAGACGCCGGCCAAGGGAGCCGGGACCGAGACCATCGCGGACGGCATCCGGATCGCCGACCCCGCCCGCCGGGACGAGATCCTCGAGGCGGTCGAGACGACCGACGGCGACGTTATCGCGCTCGAGTCGGACTCGATCGAGACCGCACTCGACCGACTCCACCGCGGCGGCTTCTACGTCGAACCGACCAGTGCGGCCGCTCCGGCGGCGCTACTCCAGTACCGAGAGGCCGGCGTCGTCGATACCGACGACGACGTCGTCGTCCCACTGACCGGCAGCGGCCTGAAAACGCTCTGA
- a CDS encoding MBL fold metallo-hydrolase has protein sequence MVTTLSADRLAELQDDDEEFALVDTRPEDSYESWHVSGALHFPFGPDEELDGRLEELEELLGDTERVITICAKGISSGNLATRLESVTDAYDVQTVDGGMKGWSGVYDHAEIDVGGNARIVQVQRRAKGCLSYVVGCGSTGEAVVVDPTADTDEFAIAAEEAGLSIVGVVDTHVHADHVSGGRQLADDIDVPYYLSERAEERDVEFEYTGLERNEVLEVGERELKAVAAPGHTSEMINLLVDERALLTADTLHIDSTGRTELEFSEDGEAQRASENSSGETAREGEKGARMLYETLHRTILAEPESVVVLPGHVTVTAEGEFAHGAPGEPIMTTIRNARTGIDVLDLDEDAFVDRMADAGEKPSNYEEIIDRNRGALELPPEDRVELELGPNNCSA, from the coding sequence ATGGTCACGACGCTCTCTGCGGACCGACTCGCGGAGCTACAGGACGACGACGAGGAGTTCGCGCTCGTCGACACGCGACCCGAGGACAGCTACGAGTCCTGGCACGTCTCCGGGGCGCTTCACTTCCCGTTCGGGCCCGATGAGGAACTCGACGGCCGCCTCGAGGAACTCGAGGAACTGCTGGGCGACACCGAACGGGTGATCACCATCTGTGCGAAGGGGATCTCCTCCGGGAACCTGGCAACCCGACTCGAGTCGGTTACCGACGCGTACGACGTCCAGACCGTCGACGGCGGGATGAAGGGGTGGAGCGGCGTCTACGATCACGCCGAAATCGACGTCGGCGGTAACGCCCGGATCGTTCAGGTCCAGCGCCGCGCGAAGGGCTGTCTGAGCTACGTCGTCGGCTGCGGGTCGACCGGCGAGGCGGTCGTCGTCGATCCGACCGCAGACACCGACGAGTTCGCGATCGCCGCCGAGGAGGCCGGCCTCTCGATCGTCGGCGTCGTCGACACGCACGTCCACGCCGACCACGTCTCCGGCGGCCGTCAGCTCGCCGACGATATCGACGTCCCCTACTATCTCAGCGAGCGCGCCGAGGAACGCGACGTCGAGTTCGAGTACACCGGACTCGAGCGCAACGAGGTGCTCGAGGTCGGCGAGCGCGAACTCAAGGCCGTCGCCGCGCCGGGCCACACCAGCGAGATGATCAACCTCCTCGTGGACGAGCGGGCGTTGTTGACCGCCGACACGCTGCATATCGATTCGACCGGACGGACGGAACTCGAGTTCAGTGAGGACGGCGAGGCGCAACGCGCCTCGGAAAATTCGAGCGGTGAAACCGCGAGAGAGGGCGAGAAAGGGGCGCGCATGCTCTACGAGACGCTCCACCGGACCATCCTGGCCGAACCCGAGAGCGTCGTCGTCCTGCCAGGGCACGTCACCGTCACCGCCGAGGGGGAGTTCGCCCACGGCGCGCCCGGCGAACCCATTATGACGACGATCCGCAACGCTCGCACGGGGATCGACGTGCTCGATCTCGACGAGGACGCGTTCGTCGACCGGATGGCTGACGCCGGCGAGAAACCCTCGAACTACGAGGAGATCATCGACCGCAACCGGGGTGCACTCGAATTGCCCCCCGAGGATCGGGTCGAACTCGAACTGGGTCCGAACAACTGCTCGGCTTGA
- a CDS encoding DUF367 family protein, translated as MECHVYYEGDDDPDKCTARRLEKFDKATLYRNMRQVPYGVVLNPHAEQALSPADADDSLSTLVALDCSWESAEEASFRMNGVHRALPFLVAANPVNYGRPFRLTTAEALAAALRIFGDREAAEDLLEPFRWGETFLTLNEEPLRRYSECADSSEVVAVQEDYLADEE; from the coding sequence GTGGAGTGCCACGTCTACTACGAGGGCGACGACGACCCCGACAAGTGCACCGCGCGCCGACTCGAGAAGTTCGATAAGGCGACGCTCTATCGCAACATGAGGCAGGTGCCCTACGGGGTCGTCCTCAACCCCCACGCCGAGCAGGCGCTCTCGCCGGCCGACGCCGACGACTCGCTCAGCACGCTGGTCGCGCTGGATTGCTCGTGGGAGTCCGCCGAGGAGGCCTCGTTCCGAATGAACGGCGTGCACCGGGCGCTCCCCTTCCTCGTCGCCGCGAACCCGGTCAACTACGGCCGGCCCTTTCGGCTGACGACCGCCGAGGCGCTCGCGGCCGCGCTCCGTATCTTCGGCGACAGGGAGGCCGCCGAGGACCTCCTCGAGCCGTTCCGCTGGGGGGAGACGTTCCTGACGCTCAACGAGGAGCCGCTGCGCCGGTACAGCGAGTGTGCGGACTCGAGCGAGGTCGTCGCCGTCCAGGAGGACTACCTGGCCGACGAGGAGTGA
- a CDS encoding succinylglutamate desuccinylase/aspartoacylase family protein encodes MATTLGTASADPGEIDTGRLDVGETRDGTPFGLPVAVINGAGTGKTLYLQAASDGDELNGVGVIQRVVPKLDPTELSGTILIAGIVNYHAFQIAEHRNPIDDTKMNRAYPGNETGTSSERIAAATFEAATRADVILDLHQGSTSRMIDEVRVRCGSRHRLHDECLELAKVFGCGYVLDQKGPDGQLARAAPDEGIPTVDPELGGCVGWDESSIRKGVDGVFNVLRYYGFLDDEDVTPDTQTRAKGFEQFGAPAGGLVRFEADLGDRVRHGETLFTVTTPFGEPKEEVTADSDGILWRTRRLPQVATGEYVCSVATEIGEY; translated from the coding sequence ATGGCAACGACGCTCGGAACGGCGAGCGCGGACCCCGGTGAGATCGACACGGGTCGTCTCGACGTCGGCGAGACTCGAGACGGCACTCCGTTCGGTCTCCCCGTCGCCGTGATCAACGGGGCAGGGACGGGGAAGACTCTCTATCTGCAGGCGGCGAGCGACGGCGACGAACTCAACGGCGTCGGCGTCATTCAGCGCGTCGTCCCGAAACTGGATCCGACCGAACTCAGCGGGACGATCCTGATCGCCGGCATCGTCAACTACCACGCGTTCCAGATCGCCGAACACCGCAACCCGATCGACGACACGAAGATGAATCGCGCCTACCCGGGTAACGAGACCGGGACCTCGAGCGAGCGGATCGCCGCCGCCACCTTCGAGGCGGCCACGCGGGCGGACGTGATTCTCGACCTCCACCAGGGCTCGACCAGTCGGATGATCGACGAAGTTCGCGTTCGGTGTGGCTCGCGCCACCGCCTCCACGACGAGTGCCTCGAACTCGCGAAGGTGTTCGGCTGCGGCTACGTGCTCGACCAGAAGGGACCCGACGGCCAACTCGCCCGCGCGGCGCCCGACGAGGGAATTCCCACGGTCGATCCCGAACTCGGCGGCTGCGTCGGCTGGGACGAGTCGAGCATCCGGAAGGGCGTCGACGGGGTCTTCAACGTGCTCCGGTACTACGGCTTCCTCGACGACGAGGACGTCACTCCGGACACTCAGACCCGCGCGAAGGGGTTCGAACAGTTCGGGGCACCCGCCGGCGGCCTCGTCCGCTTCGAGGCCGACCTCGGTGACCGCGTCCGTCACGGCGAGACGCTGTTTACCGTGACGACGCCCTTCGGCGAGCCGAAAGAGGAAGTGACAGCCGACAGCGACGGCATCCTCTGGCGAACGCGCCGACTGCCCCAGGTCGCGACTGGCGAGTACGTCTGCTCGGTCGCAACCGAGATCGGCGAGTACTGA
- a CDS encoding stage II sporulation protein M, which yields MTLSASASAAVAVLRRRPGDLLPFYLLGAAVPAIVRVIPFLGLFLGYLYFELTGRLELLRTEFEAGTLEPPDPEAEPEAFDAWAEGLVPLAEQLVTLELGLLVAVTVAATIVAGIVLLGAVSSAQLAACYGRLRDDRGLVVGLAGARRFWLRFVGLYVLEFVLWMLVFLLVAIGALLFGALLGAVAGTGFATILVGLPAVLLAGLLIVVIRAVFAFAPVAIVVDDASVFGSLSRAASFVRRQPVGAAFYYVIAVGSLVALSVVTGVLAMIDVVSVGTLLTTLVLFPFLDLLKTALYGDSKDRLSPPSIPDRSLRGQFTGGLRRGWREMVSFVRTTPLLHAFVVVTAVVSFWAGWVVAEPLAGTVETSIAARLEGHVPPAAALEFFGNNWMVAYTTAYAGLVLAVPAFVSLAFNGFVMGIYARLEVELVELAAFIVPHGILEIPAIFVAGALGLWLGLVAWRTVRGRATPRDVVDALERAFWVVVGLGILLAVAAFIEGFVSPYYYDLFL from the coding sequence ATGACACTTTCAGCGTCGGCCTCCGCCGCCGTCGCGGTCCTTCGGCGTCGGCCGGGTGATCTCCTCCCGTTCTACCTGCTCGGCGCGGCAGTACCGGCTATCGTTCGCGTCATCCCGTTTCTCGGTCTCTTCCTCGGCTACCTCTATTTCGAGTTGACCGGACGGCTCGAACTGCTCCGGACCGAGTTCGAGGCGGGAACGCTCGAACCGCCCGATCCCGAGGCCGAACCCGAAGCGTTCGACGCGTGGGCGGAGGGACTCGTTCCGCTGGCCGAGCAGTTGGTGACGCTCGAGCTCGGCCTGCTCGTAGCGGTGACGGTCGCCGCGACAATCGTGGCCGGTATCGTGCTCCTGGGAGCGGTTTCCTCGGCACAGCTTGCGGCCTGTTACGGACGGCTCCGCGACGACCGCGGACTCGTCGTCGGGCTCGCGGGCGCCCGGCGCTTCTGGCTGCGGTTCGTCGGACTCTACGTCCTCGAGTTCGTCCTCTGGATGCTCGTCTTCCTGCTGGTCGCGATCGGTGCCCTCCTGTTCGGTGCGCTGCTCGGCGCCGTCGCCGGGACGGGATTCGCGACGATCCTCGTCGGTCTGCCGGCGGTACTCCTCGCGGGGCTTCTGATCGTGGTGATCCGTGCGGTGTTCGCGTTCGCGCCGGTCGCGATCGTCGTCGACGACGCGAGCGTCTTCGGCTCGCTCTCTCGAGCCGCCAGCTTCGTCCGCCGACAGCCGGTCGGCGCGGCGTTCTACTACGTCATCGCCGTCGGCAGCCTGGTCGCGCTGTCGGTCGTCACCGGCGTTCTGGCGATGATCGACGTCGTCTCCGTCGGCACGCTGCTCACGACGCTCGTCCTGTTTCCGTTCCTCGACCTGTTGAAGACGGCGTTATACGGCGACTCGAAAGATCGGCTCTCGCCGCCGTCGATACCGGACCGATCGCTCCGCGGTCAGTTCACCGGCGGCCTGCGCCGGGGATGGCGAGAGATGGTGTCGTTCGTCCGGACGACGCCGCTGTTGCACGCCTTCGTCGTCGTCACGGCCGTCGTCTCGTTCTGGGCGGGCTGGGTGGTCGCCGAGCCGCTGGCCGGCACCGTCGAAACGTCCATTGCAGCCCGACTCGAGGGTCACGTCCCGCCGGCGGCCGCCCTCGAGTTCTTCGGTAACAACTGGATGGTCGCGTACACGACGGCCTACGCCGGACTCGTGCTCGCCGTCCCCGCGTTCGTCTCGCTCGCGTTCAACGGCTTCGTGATGGGGATCTACGCCCGGCTCGAGGTCGAACTCGTCGAACTCGCCGCCTTCATCGTCCCGCACGGGATCCTCGAGATCCCCGCGATCTTCGTCGCCGGCGCGCTCGGCCTCTGGCTGGGGCTCGTCGCCTGGCGGACCGTCCGCGGCCGTGCGACGCCCCGGGACGTCGTCGACGCGCTCGAGCGAGCGTTCTGGGTCGTCGTCGGCCTGGGCATCCTGCTCGCCGTCGCGGCGTTCATCGAGGGGTTCGTCAGCCCGTACTACTACGACCTCTTCCTCTGA
- a CDS encoding Rieske (2Fe-2S) protein — translation MATSDGFRELLPLEELRERERAQVSVDGTPLAAFYHEGEVRVVDNRCPHMGFPLSEGSVEDGILTCHWHHARFELACGDTFDPWADDVQTYPVEISGGTVYVNPNPERDLPPAAHWANRLETGLEENLRLVVAKSTTGLLDAGVDYREPMATTLEFGTRYRQGGWGPGLTILGCVANVIDDLEPEDRKRALYTGVRHVASDCADEPPNFDQPSFSTREVELDRLKRWFRDCVEVRDADGAERCLRTAVAAGRSEAEVAELVFAAATDHPYLSTGHVLDFANTAFESLDHVDRGQSGDVSASGASGGSAEPRSAGVLASLVDPLVTASRSDERSSWRQPVDLVALLEGVYGGEVTETSGLEELAGEGAGTSWAPPTDFQDTLLSDDPEAIVDALADAISAGATTETLAAEVVHAAATRVAQFGTANEFSDWNTVHHTFTYANAVHQATRRTDAIELYRGVFDAAISVYLDRFLNTPPAPIPEAGANETGRELDAILEALLETFDAEGEVNEAGRLVAEFFDCGGDPADLKRTLGHALLREDAGFHTLQNLEAAFRQFDLAAESTSARGDDSSIDRERRRRVPLIATARYMAAHFPTRREAEQTFTIASRLNRGEAIHES, via the coding sequence ATGGCAACGTCCGACGGATTTCGAGAGCTCCTCCCGCTCGAGGAGCTACGAGAGCGAGAGCGCGCACAGGTGAGCGTCGACGGGACGCCGCTCGCGGCGTTCTACCACGAGGGTGAGGTTCGGGTCGTCGACAATCGCTGTCCCCACATGGGGTTTCCCCTCTCCGAGGGGAGCGTCGAGGACGGCATCCTGACCTGTCACTGGCACCACGCGCGGTTCGAACTCGCCTGCGGCGACACGTTCGATCCGTGGGCCGACGACGTGCAGACGTACCCCGTCGAGATCAGCGGCGGAACGGTCTACGTGAACCCGAACCCCGAGCGCGACCTGCCGCCGGCGGCTCACTGGGCGAATCGCCTCGAGACCGGTCTCGAGGAGAACCTCCGACTCGTCGTCGCGAAGTCGACGACCGGGCTGCTGGACGCCGGCGTCGACTACCGGGAGCCGATGGCGACGACCCTCGAGTTCGGCACCCGCTACCGCCAGGGTGGTTGGGGGCCGGGGTTGACGATCCTCGGTTGCGTGGCGAACGTGATCGACGACCTCGAGCCCGAAGACCGGAAGCGGGCGCTGTACACCGGCGTTCGACACGTGGCGAGCGACTGTGCGGACGAACCGCCGAACTTCGACCAGCCGTCGTTTTCGACGCGCGAGGTCGAACTCGACCGTCTCAAGCGCTGGTTCCGCGACTGCGTCGAGGTGCGCGACGCCGACGGCGCGGAGCGCTGTCTCCGGACCGCCGTCGCCGCCGGCCGGTCGGAAGCCGAGGTCGCCGAACTGGTGTTCGCCGCCGCGACCGACCACCCCTACCTCTCGACCGGTCACGTCCTCGACTTCGCGAACACGGCCTTCGAGAGCCTCGATCACGTCGACCGGGGGCAGTCGGGAGACGTCTCCGCGAGCGGCGCGAGCGGAGGGTCGGCAGAGCCGCGCTCTGCCGGTGTGCTCGCGAGTCTGGTCGATCCACTCGTCACCGCGAGTCGCAGCGACGAACGATCCTCGTGGCGGCAGCCGGTCGACCTCGTCGCGCTGCTCGAGGGCGTCTACGGCGGCGAGGTCACCGAGACGAGCGGACTCGAGGAACTCGCCGGTGAGGGTGCGGGAACATCCTGGGCGCCACCCACTGACTTCCAGGATACGTTGCTCTCGGACGATCCGGAGGCTATCGTCGACGCGCTTGCGGACGCGATCTCGGCGGGTGCGACGACCGAAACGCTCGCCGCCGAGGTCGTCCACGCCGCCGCCACGCGCGTCGCCCAGTTCGGCACCGCCAACGAGTTCTCCGACTGGAACACGGTCCACCACACGTTCACGTACGCCAACGCGGTCCACCAGGCGACGCGTCGGACGGACGCGATCGAACTCTACCGGGGCGTCTTCGACGCCGCGATCAGCGTCTACCTCGACCGGTTCCTCAACACGCCGCCGGCACCGATCCCGGAAGCGGGCGCGAACGAGACGGGCCGCGAGCTCGACGCGATTCTCGAGGCCCTCCTCGAGACGTTCGACGCCGAGGGCGAGGTGAACGAGGCGGGGCGACTCGTCGCCGAGTTCTTCGACTGCGGCGGCGACCCCGCCGACCTGAAGCGGACGCTCGGCCACGCGCTCCTGCGGGAAGACGCCGGGTTCCACACGCTCCAGAACCTCGAGGCCGCGTTCCGGCAGTTCGATCTGGCCGCCGAGTCGACGAGCGCCCGCGGGGACGACTCGTCGATCGACCGCGAACGCCGTCGGCGCGTGCCCCTGATCGCGACGGCGCGGTACATGGCCGCCCACTTCCCGACCAGACGCGAGGCCGAACAGACGTTCACGATCGCCTCGCGGCTGAACCGGGGTGAAGCGATCCACGAGAGCTGA
- a CDS encoding MFS transporter, producing MSLQRDSPAEEEADPLDAFRQFFALERDVIVLSAAMFAFSLGFQMTNRYMAEYMSALGATALVIGLFGTFGNIISAVYPYPGGAISDRIGSRYALTAFGLCSTLGFGIWLAAPVLADVTVGPTSLGILAIFVGLVFAQGWKSFGLGASFAIVKQAVPPSQLAAGFASTETFRRTAFLVGPLLAAALFFPFGSADSDVVFAFQLILVVAVVFGVLGTIVQHVLYETDEDSFGKEFEGLSQLLADLRAMPDELRPLLIGDTLVRFANGMVYVFFVIVVTRFLEVGFSLSLPAVGALELTPQSYFGILLGLEMLVALLIMVPAAKVAERIGLKPVVALGFAVYAIFPILLINAPPENAAVLALLFAFSGLRFAGLPAHKALIVGPAEMGAGGRVTGTYYLLRNLIVIPSAALGGLIWGGFSNPLTGAELFAGSPTLAFTIATVVGIVGTAYFLLFGEEFEAYA from the coding sequence ATGAGTCTCCAACGGGACTCCCCGGCGGAGGAGGAAGCGGATCCGCTCGACGCTTTCCGGCAGTTCTTCGCGCTCGAGCGCGACGTGATCGTGCTCTCTGCGGCAATGTTCGCGTTCAGTCTCGGTTTCCAGATGACGAACCGATACATGGCCGAGTACATGTCGGCGCTGGGCGCGACGGCGCTCGTCATCGGGCTGTTCGGGACCTTCGGGAACATCATTAGCGCCGTCTACCCCTATCCCGGCGGAGCGATCTCGGACCGGATCGGATCGCGGTACGCGCTGACCGCCTTCGGGCTGTGTTCGACGCTCGGCTTCGGAATCTGGCTCGCCGCACCCGTACTCGCGGACGTGACGGTCGGGCCGACCTCACTCGGAATCCTCGCGATCTTCGTCGGCCTCGTCTTCGCGCAGGGCTGGAAGTCCTTCGGGCTCGGGGCTTCCTTCGCCATCGTCAAGCAGGCGGTGCCGCCCTCACAGCTGGCCGCCGGCTTCGCGAGCACAGAGACGTTCCGCCGGACGGCCTTCCTCGTCGGGCCGCTGCTCGCCGCCGCCCTGTTCTTCCCGTTCGGGTCGGCCGACAGCGACGTCGTCTTCGCCTTCCAGCTGATCCTGGTTGTCGCCGTCGTCTTCGGGGTCCTCGGAACGATCGTTCAGCACGTCCTCTACGAGACCGACGAGGACAGCTTCGGCAAGGAGTTCGAGGGCCTCTCGCAGCTCCTCGCGGATCTCCGGGCGATGCCCGACGAGCTTCGACCGCTGCTGATCGGCGACACCCTCGTCCGGTTCGCCAACGGCATGGTCTACGTCTTCTTCGTCATCGTCGTCACTCGCTTTCTCGAGGTCGGATTCAGCCTCTCGCTGCCCGCCGTCGGGGCGCTCGAGCTCACCCCGCAGTCGTACTTCGGCATCCTGCTCGGCCTCGAGATGCTCGTCGCGTTGCTGATCATGGTCCCCGCGGCGAAGGTGGCCGAGCGAATCGGCCTGAAGCCCGTCGTCGCGCTCGGCTTCGCGGTGTACGCGATCTTTCCGATCCTTTTGATCAACGCCCCGCCGGAAAACGCCGCCGTGCTCGCCCTGCTCTTTGCCTTCTCCGGACTCCGCTTCGCCGGGTTGCCGGCCCACAAGGCGCTGATCGTCGGGCCCGCCGAGATGGGAGCCGGCGGCCGCGTTACGGGGACGTACTACCTGCTTCGGAACCTGATCGTCATCCCGAGTGCGGCACTCGGTGGGCTCATCTGGGGCGGATTCTCGAACCCGCTGACCGGCGCGGAGCTGTTCGCCGGCTCGCCGACGCTCGCCTTTACCATCGCGACCGTCGTCGGGATCGTCGGCACGGCCTACTTCCTGCTGTTCGGCGAGGAGTTCGAGGCCTACGCCTGA